The DNA window TCAGATTTAGGTTGGCGGCTTTCTTGGCGGGATACCAACCAAAGAATATGCCGATCGCGCAGGAAAATCCCACAGAAAGCATTACCGACCAAGGGGTTACGGAGATGCTCCACTTCATGGATTGGGCCAAAACTTTGGATGCTCCGTAGCCAAGCAGAATGCCGATCAAACCACCGATGATGCTGATGGTGACGGCTTCGATGATGAATTGAAGCAGGACGTCACGTTTTCCGGCACCCACGGCGCGGCGGATTCCGATCTCTTTGATGCGTTCGGTCACCGAGACAAGCATAATGTTCATAATGCCGATCCCTCCCACCAAAAGCGAGATCCCCGCGATGCTTGCAAGCAGGATGGTCATCGTGTTTGAGACTCTGTTCGCGGCTTCGGCAACGTCGGTCTGGGTGCGAACAAAGAACTCTTCGCTTGAGGTGCCTCGATGCCTTGATTGCAGCAGATTGAGGATGTCCTGTTGGACAAGATGGATGCGCTCCTTGGAGTCTGCGGAAACAATGATCGTCATACTGCGCCAACGATGCCCCAATAATCTGGTATAAACGGTGGAAAATGGAGCAATTACGATGTCGTCCTGATCCATGCCCATCACGTTTTGCCCTTTTGCCCGGAGCACCCCTTTGACGGTGAAGGGGATATTGCGAATGCGGATGATCCTGTCCACGGGATCGATGTCGCCGAAGAGGTTGTCCGCCACGGTTTT is part of the Candidatus Cloacimonadaceae bacterium genome and encodes:
- a CDS encoding ABC transporter permease — its product is MSIFGIIRIAVKSLGRNKTRTFLTMLGIIIGVAAVITMLAIGQGAKKIVDDQISSMGTNVIIISGNFTGGSGTARQSAGGGSLLNVADVEAINNSVDGVLYTSPVYNSWGQLKFEGNNWRSGIMGVDVDYFNIRDMQTQTGNLFHTSDVANGAKVCVIGKTVADNLFGDIDPVDRIIRIRNIPFTVKGVLRAKGQNVMGMDQDDIVIAPFSTVYTRLLGHRWRSMTIIVSADSKERIHLVQQDILNLLQSRHRGTSSEEFFVRTQTDVAEAANRVSNTMTILLASIAGISLLVGGIGIMNIMLVSVTERIKEIGIRRAVGAGKRDVLLQFIIEAVTISIIGGLIGILLGYGASKVLAQSMKWSISVTPWSVMLSVGFSCAIGIFFGWYPAKKAANLNLIDALRYE